A region from the Halosolutus gelatinilyticus genome encodes:
- a CDS encoding CDC48 family AAA ATPase, with translation MNEVQLEVAKAYPNDSGRGIARLDPDTLLHLKLSPGDIIEIEGADTTAAKVWRADRQDWNTDTVRIDGFTRQNADVGIGERVTIRKAEATKADKLVLAPPEEASVQFGSDAAGMVKRQILKRPVVGRDIVPVMSSTNHPFMRSPGQAIPLIAVETDPEGVVLITEDTDVELREEPISGFEKTGGGITYEDIGGLQGEIQRVREMVELPMKHPQIFKKLGIEPPQGVLLHGPPGTGKTLLAKAVANETSASFFSIAGPEIISKYYGESEQQLREIFEDASEESPSIIFIDELDSIAPKREDVTGEVERRVVAQLLTMMDGLEARGQVIVIAATNRVDSVDPALRRPGRFDREIEIGVPDEMGREEILQIHTRGMPLSDDVNLGHLADETHGFVGADIESLTKEAAMKALRRYLPEIDLDEEDIPPSLIDRMIVKREDFRGALNEVEPSAMREVLVELPKISWDDVGGLRDAQEQVEESVEWPLNNPERFDRLGIDPPAGVLLYGPPGTGKTLMAKAVANETNANFISVRGPQLLSKWVGESEKAIRQTFRKARQVSPTVIFFDELDALAPGRGNETGSNVSERVVNQLLTELDGLEEMENVMVIGATNRPDMIDPALLRSGRFDRLVMIGEPDMDGREQILEIHTQNTPLAADVNLREVAEITDGYVGSDLESIAREAAIEALREDHEADVVEMRHFRKAMENVRPTITDDILDYYERIEEEFQGGTTGPDPTGRRGSRIGFQ, from the coding sequence CGAGCGGATCGGCAAGACTGGAACACGGACACCGTCAGAATCGACGGCTTCACGCGCCAGAACGCGGACGTCGGCATCGGCGAGCGGGTCACCATCCGCAAGGCCGAGGCGACGAAAGCCGACAAACTGGTCCTCGCGCCGCCGGAGGAGGCGTCGGTCCAGTTCGGCTCGGACGCCGCCGGCATGGTCAAACGCCAGATCTTGAAGCGGCCGGTCGTCGGCCGCGACATCGTCCCCGTCATGTCCTCGACGAACCACCCGTTCATGCGATCGCCGGGCCAGGCCATCCCGCTGATCGCCGTCGAGACCGATCCCGAGGGCGTCGTCCTCATCACCGAGGATACCGACGTCGAACTCCGCGAGGAGCCCATCTCCGGCTTTGAGAAGACCGGCGGCGGGATCACCTACGAGGACATCGGCGGCCTCCAGGGCGAGATTCAGCGGGTCCGGGAGATGGTCGAACTCCCGATGAAGCACCCGCAGATCTTCAAGAAACTGGGAATCGAGCCCCCGCAGGGCGTCCTCCTGCACGGCCCGCCGGGCACCGGGAAGACCCTCCTCGCGAAGGCGGTCGCCAACGAGACCTCGGCAAGTTTCTTCTCGATCGCCGGGCCGGAGATCATCTCGAAGTACTACGGCGAGTCCGAACAGCAACTCCGGGAGATCTTCGAGGACGCGAGCGAGGAGTCGCCCTCCATCATCTTCATCGACGAGCTCGACTCGATCGCTCCGAAGCGGGAGGACGTCACCGGCGAAGTCGAGCGCCGCGTCGTCGCGCAGCTGCTGACGATGATGGACGGCCTCGAGGCCCGCGGCCAGGTGATCGTCATCGCCGCGACCAACCGCGTCGACAGCGTCGACCCCGCGCTTCGCCGTCCGGGCCGGTTCGACCGCGAGATCGAGATCGGCGTCCCGGACGAGATGGGCCGCGAGGAGATACTCCAGATCCACACGCGCGGCATGCCGCTGTCCGACGACGTCAACCTCGGCCACCTCGCCGACGAGACCCACGGCTTCGTCGGCGCGGACATCGAGAGTTTGACCAAGGAGGCGGCGATGAAGGCGCTGCGCCGGTACCTCCCCGAGATCGATCTCGACGAGGAGGACATCCCGCCGAGCCTGATCGATCGGATGATCGTCAAGCGCGAGGACTTCCGCGGCGCCCTCAACGAAGTGGAGCCGTCGGCGATGCGGGAGGTGCTCGTCGAGCTCCCCAAGATCTCCTGGGACGACGTCGGCGGCCTCCGCGACGCCCAGGAACAGGTCGAGGAGTCGGTCGAGTGGCCGCTGAACAACCCCGAACGGTTCGATCGGCTCGGGATCGATCCACCGGCCGGCGTCCTGCTGTACGGGCCGCCAGGTACCGGGAAGACCCTGATGGCGAAGGCGGTCGCCAACGAGACCAACGCCAACTTCATCTCGGTTCGTGGGCCGCAACTGCTCTCGAAGTGGGTCGGCGAGTCCGAGAAGGCTATCCGGCAGACCTTCCGCAAGGCGCGGCAGGTTTCGCCGACGGTGATCTTCTTCGACGAACTCGACGCGCTCGCGCCGGGCCGGGGTAACGAAACCGGCTCGAACGTCTCCGAGCGGGTCGTCAACCAGCTGCTGACGGAACTGGACGGGCTCGAGGAGATGGAGAACGTGATGGTCATCGGCGCGACCAACCGGCCGGACATGATCGATCCGGCCCTGTTGCGATCGGGTCGATTCGATCGGCTCGTCATGATCGGCGAACCCGACATGGACGGCCGCGAGCAGATCCTCGAGATCCACACCCAGAACACGCCGCTGGCCGCGGACGTCAATCTCCGGGAGGTCGCCGAGATCACCGACGGCTACGTCGGCAGCGATCTCGAGTCGATCGCCCGCGAGGCCGCGATCGAGGCGCTGCGCGAGGACCACGAGGCCGACGTCGTCGAGATGCGCCACTTCCGCAAGGCCATGGAGAACGTCCGCCCGACGATCACCGACGACATCCTCGACTACTACGAGCGGATCGAAGAGGAGTTTCAGGGTGGTACCACCGGACCGGACCCGACGGGCCGCCGCGGCAGCCGGATCGGCTTCCAGTAA